The Bacillus vallismortis genome window below encodes:
- a CDS encoding MATE family efflux transporter, producing MKAYDFTQGNVLKQLVLFSMPIMLGNALQVSFQFIDSLWIGNLLGAKALGAAAVSSTIVLTVLSFILGLNNATLTILSQQKGKDDEKGMASYINAFVVLLTGLSVGFGAAGFFLSELLLRLLKTPESMIPLAETYLQIQFIGILFLFGYNFISTVLRALGDSKTPLRFIAFAVVLNTVLAPFFISVLHMGIAGAAYSTILSQGIAFLYGLFYVIRHKLVPFSIPRVPKWEESALVLKLGIPAGLQMMVITGGMMAIMSVVNSYGEHVVSGFGAVQRLDSIITLPAMAAGTAVNSMAGQNIGIGNDKRVGTIARLGVIVVISCMLMIAVIIWVFGKYLMRLFISEPDAVAFGEQYLRWIAFFYPFIGINFVLNGIVRAAGAMLQVLVLNLISFWVLRYPFTALFSAWFGQKGIGLGIGMSFLLSSCAAFLYYRYGRWKTMKLFAEK from the coding sequence ATGAAAGCATACGATTTTACACAGGGGAACGTGCTGAAACAGCTTGTGCTGTTTTCAATGCCGATTATGCTCGGAAACGCATTGCAGGTTTCCTTTCAATTTATAGACAGTTTGTGGATCGGCAATTTACTGGGGGCGAAGGCCCTTGGGGCAGCCGCGGTATCAAGCACGATTGTTTTAACCGTGCTGTCTTTTATTTTGGGCCTTAACAATGCGACATTAACTATTTTGTCACAGCAAAAGGGTAAAGATGATGAAAAAGGAATGGCGTCGTATATAAACGCTTTTGTCGTTTTATTAACAGGCCTAAGTGTCGGATTCGGCGCGGCCGGTTTTTTTCTGTCAGAGCTTTTGCTTCGTCTTTTGAAAACGCCGGAGTCGATGATACCGCTTGCCGAGACCTATTTGCAAATTCAATTTATTGGCATTTTATTTTTGTTTGGTTATAACTTTATCAGTACGGTGCTTCGGGCGCTCGGTGACAGCAAGACACCTCTCCGGTTTATTGCGTTTGCAGTTGTGCTGAATACAGTGTTGGCGCCGTTCTTTATTTCTGTGCTGCACATGGGAATAGCGGGAGCAGCTTATTCGACAATTTTGTCACAGGGCATTGCGTTTCTGTACGGGTTGTTTTATGTCATCAGACACAAGCTTGTACCGTTCTCTATTCCGCGAGTTCCCAAGTGGGAAGAGTCCGCGCTGGTTTTGAAACTTGGGATTCCTGCCGGTCTGCAGATGATGGTGATTACAGGCGGAATGATGGCGATTATGAGTGTTGTCAACTCCTACGGGGAGCATGTGGTGTCAGGCTTCGGCGCGGTGCAGCGGCTCGACAGCATCATCACGCTTCCCGCTATGGCTGCCGGTACGGCGGTCAACAGTATGGCAGGGCAAAATATCGGAATCGGAAACGATAAAAGAGTGGGAACAATTGCGAGGCTAGGTGTTATAGTTGTAATTTCTTGCATGCTGATGATTGCCGTTATCATTTGGGTATTTGGCAAATACCTTATGAGACTATTTATCAGCGAGCCTGATGCGGTTGCGTTTGGTGAACAATATTTGCGTTGGATCGCGTTTTTCTACCCTTTTATCGGGATTAATTTCGTGCTGAACGGAATCGTCAGGGCTGCGGGAGCGATGCTGCAGGTGCTGGTTTTAAATTTGATATCGTTTTGGGTTTTGAGATATCCTTTCACGGCTCTATTTTCAGCATGGTTTGGCCAGAAAGGAATCGGGCTCGGAATCGGAATGAGTTTTTTATTAAGCAGCTGTGCGGCGTTTTTGTATTACAGATACGGAAGATGGAAAACAATGAAACTGTTCGCTGAAAAATAA
- the ypmT gene encoding protein YpmT, with protein sequence MKRIYQYFSLLSFTFSLYFGWLAYHHLAAEDMDQMYLNISYCALFLSVMVLTFGMRDRKKTDKS encoded by the coding sequence ATGAAACGGATTTACCAGTATTTCAGTTTATTATCCTTTACATTTTCCCTGTATTTCGGCTGGCTTGCTTATCATCATCTGGCGGCTGAAGATATGGACCAAATGTATTTGAACATTTCCTATTGTGCCTTGTTCTTAAGTGTGATGGTGCTAACATTCGGTATGAGAGACCGAAAAAAAACCGATAAGTCATGA
- a CDS encoding YpmS family protein: MNKWKRLFFILLAINLILAAGFVTLVMLPGKQAQVKDSSESEYGFQVTSTKESLAAFVNSYLKDKASNQLDYKVEIDDDVHVAGKIKAFSTSIDALVAFEPTVKKNGDVELNVTKFSLGKLSIPISFVLNYMDSFYELPSFVHVHPGDKSIEVRLSEMPLTNGMYVKADKINLEKDEIEFSYYHPK, encoded by the coding sequence ATGAATAAGTGGAAACGACTGTTTTTTATATTGCTTGCCATCAATCTGATTCTCGCCGCTGGGTTTGTGACACTAGTCATGCTGCCGGGAAAACAAGCTCAGGTAAAGGATTCATCTGAGAGCGAGTATGGATTTCAAGTGACAAGCACAAAAGAATCATTAGCTGCGTTTGTCAACTCATATTTAAAAGACAAAGCATCCAACCAGCTTGATTATAAAGTAGAGATCGATGATGATGTTCATGTCGCGGGGAAAATCAAGGCATTTTCCACGTCCATTGATGCGCTTGTCGCTTTTGAGCCGACTGTGAAAAAAAATGGCGATGTGGAGCTGAATGTTACGAAATTTTCGTTAGGGAAATTGAGTATCCCGATTAGCTTTGTGTTAAATTATATGGACAGCTTTTACGAATTGCCGTCATTTGTCCACGTTCATCCCGGCGACAAAAGCATTGAAGTGCGTCTGTCAGAAATGCCTTTAACGAATGGAATGTATGTCAAAGCGGATAAAATAAATTTAGAAAAAGATGAAATTGAGTTTTCCTATTACCATCCTAAATAA
- a CDS encoding SGNH/GDSL hydrolase family protein translates to MKLRIFSLMASLILLLAACTSIRTASEGKQKDHEPKTKEHIVIAAVGDSLTEGVGDPAGKGYVGMVADSIRSDKQVKTVDVKNYAVKGNRSDDLLEKLKDKKVQKGIKDADYVFFTIGGNDLMKVLRQNFLQLTMEPFQEAEKPYEKRFKKIISEIRELNDHAELIYVSMYNPFTFTLSELNEINGVVTDWNQVAEKELKKDKFAKIIYIEDLFNQKSDSSRISEDDDFHPNGTGYSLIAKRVYQAIEKEGLPKE, encoded by the coding sequence TTGAAGCTGCGCATTTTTTCACTCATGGCCAGTTTGATTTTGCTTCTTGCTGCTTGTACGAGCATACGTACAGCATCTGAGGGGAAACAAAAAGATCATGAACCGAAAACGAAAGAGCACATTGTCATTGCGGCTGTCGGAGATTCGCTGACAGAAGGTGTCGGAGATCCCGCCGGTAAGGGATATGTCGGCATGGTTGCGGATTCTATCCGGTCAGATAAACAAGTCAAAACGGTAGACGTAAAAAATTATGCCGTGAAAGGGAACCGTTCTGATGATTTATTAGAGAAATTAAAAGATAAAAAGGTTCAAAAAGGCATAAAGGACGCTGATTATGTCTTTTTTACAATTGGCGGAAACGATTTGATGAAAGTCCTTCGCCAAAACTTTCTGCAATTAACAATGGAACCATTTCAGGAAGCGGAAAAACCGTATGAAAAGCGTTTTAAAAAAATCATTTCTGAAATTAGGGAACTGAATGATCACGCTGAGCTGATTTATGTCAGCATGTATAATCCGTTTACATTTACGTTATCTGAATTAAATGAAATAAACGGTGTTGTTACTGATTGGAACCAAGTAGCTGAAAAAGAGCTGAAAAAAGATAAGTTTGCGAAAATCATTTATATTGAAGATTTATTCAATCAAAAAAGCGACAGCAGCAGAATTTCTGAGGATGATGATTTTCATCCTAATGGTACGGGTTATTCCCTTATCGCGAAGCGCGTCTATCAAGCCATTGAAAAAGAAGGATTACCGAAAGAGTAG
- the scuA gene encoding cytochrome c oxidase assembly accessory protein ScuA: MKVIKGLAAGLFFLLLCACGGQQIKDPLNYEVEPFTFQNQDGKNVSLKSLKGEVWLADFIFTNCETVCPPMTAHMTDLQKKLKAENIDVRIVSFSVDPENDKPKQLKKFAANYPLSFDNWDFLTGYSQRDIEAFALKSFKAIVKKPEGKDQVIHQSSFYLVGPDGKVLKDYNGVENTPYDDIIADVKSASTLK, translated from the coding sequence ATGAAGGTGATCAAGGGTTTAGCGGCAGGGCTGTTTTTTCTGCTTTTGTGTGCCTGCGGAGGACAACAAATTAAAGATCCGCTCAATTATGAGGTGGAGCCTTTTACATTTCAAAACCAAGACGGCAAAAATGTTTCATTAAAGAGTTTAAAAGGAGAAGTATGGCTGGCGGATTTTATTTTTACGAATTGCGAGACTGTATGTCCGCCGATGACTGCTCATATGACCGATTTGCAAAAAAAACTAAAAGCCGAGAATATAGATGTCCGGATCGTCTCCTTTAGTGTTGACCCAGAAAACGATAAGCCAAAACAGCTGAAGAAATTTGCGGCGAATTATCCGCTATCTTTTGATAACTGGGATTTCCTCACGGGATACAGCCAGCGTGACATTGAGGCGTTCGCGCTTAAGAGCTTCAAAGCGATTGTGAAGAAACCGGAGGGAAAAGACCAAGTCATTCATCAATCTTCATTTTATTTGGTGGGTCCGGACGGTAAGGTGCTGAAAGATTACAATGGAGTGGAAAATACACCGTACGATGATATTATCGCTGATGTGAAATCAGCCAGTACACTCAAGTAA
- a CDS encoding DUF2535 family protein gives MLLKSLEFKRSDGIQVKVTEIPVLKEDEHYFFMLHHHLQFYLKEVFSSNSRAKVYSFRHYMKRRMKWADYQAVFHQEVLKYNA, from the coding sequence TTGTTACTCAAAAGCCTAGAGTTCAAACGCAGTGACGGGATTCAGGTGAAAGTGACAGAAATACCTGTATTAAAGGAAGATGAGCACTATTTCTTTATGTTACATCACCATTTGCAGTTCTACTTAAAAGAAGTGTTTTCATCAAACAGCAGGGCAAAAGTGTATTCTTTCCGACATTATATGAAGCGCCGGATGAAATGGGCAGATTATCAGGCTGTTTTTCATCAAGAGGTGTTAAAGTACAACGCGTAA